The following are encoded in a window of Candidatus Zixiibacteriota bacterium genomic DNA:
- the rfbD gene encoding dTDP-4-dehydrorhamnose reductase, with translation MACDFLITGCRGQLGSDLMSLLALEHSVHGIDIEDCDVTDREAVLKAVVEAGPQVVLHTAAYAEVDECEANREQAMLVNAEGAGSVALACRDVGARMVYYSTDYVFDGKYDRPYTEDDPPNPVTVYGQSKLQGERAVQAVLDDPIIMRISWVYGRKGHNFVKTMIRLGLKQVAAREAGNDVTALKVVDDQVGNPCWTMDIARQTRVVLAGHLSGLLHATSEGETTWHGLARAVFGILAMDVLLQPCTSAEFVRAAQRPVRSTLDNTRLAAAGLNVMRNWKTALESFLHEEGKELIREC, from the coding sequence GTGGCCTGTGATTTTCTGATCACCGGCTGCCGGGGTCAGCTTGGCAGCGATTTGATGAGCCTCTTGGCCCTGGAGCACTCTGTTCACGGTATTGACATAGAAGACTGTGATGTTACCGATCGTGAGGCCGTGCTCAAAGCAGTGGTCGAGGCCGGCCCGCAGGTCGTCCTTCACACCGCAGCCTACGCAGAGGTCGATGAGTGTGAAGCAAACCGCGAGCAAGCCATGCTTGTAAACGCCGAAGGAGCCGGCAGTGTGGCTCTGGCCTGCCGTGATGTCGGCGCCCGAATGGTCTACTACTCCACCGATTACGTATTCGATGGCAAGTACGACCGACCTTACACCGAGGATGATCCACCAAACCCGGTAACCGTGTACGGTCAGTCAAAGCTTCAGGGCGAACGAGCCGTGCAGGCCGTGTTGGATGATCCTATCATCATGCGCATATCCTGGGTCTACGGACGCAAGGGGCACAATTTCGTCAAGACCATGATCAGACTCGGTCTCAAGCAAGTGGCGGCGCGTGAGGCGGGCAACGATGTAACAGCTTTGAAGGTCGTTGATGATCAGGTCGGTAATCCGTGCTGGACTATGGACATCGCGCGTCAAACTCGCGTGGTGCTGGCCGGACACTTGAGCGGATTGCTTCACGCTACATCAGAGGGCGAAACCACGTGGCATGGCCTGGCCCGGGCGGTATTCGGAATTTTAGCCATGGATGTGTTGCTGCAGCCATGCACTTCAGCCGAGTTTGTCCGAGCGGCGCAACGGCCGGTGCGATCAACTTTGGACAACACTCGCCTGGCCGCTGCCGGGCTGAATGTCATGCGTAACTGGAAGACGGCCTTGGAATCATTCCTGCACGAGGAAGGCAAGGAGCTTATCCGTGAATGTTAA
- the rfbA gene encoding glucose-1-phosphate thymidylyltransferase RfbA, which yields MTSQLSKGIILAGGSGTRLYPATHVVCKQLLPVYDKPMIYYPLSTLMLFGITEILLISTPEDTPRFEELLGDGRPLGLNISYQVQPKPAGIAQAFLIGEQFIAGDPVALILGDNIFYGAYDFLRAARSFDAGAVVFGYNVSDPERYGVVEFDASGKVVSIEEKPENPKSNYAVTGLYLYDSEVVSVARSLKPSARGELEITDVNREYLKRGSLQVVQLGRGIAWLDTGTYGSMLDAGNFIATIERRQGQKIACIEEIAYRMRFINKTQVQSLLGNMVDNEYKRYLSEVIAEVDRGL from the coding sequence ATGACCAGCCAACTGTCCAAGGGGATCATCCTGGCCGGCGGTAGCGGCACCCGCCTTTATCCGGCCACCCATGTTGTGTGCAAGCAACTCTTGCCGGTGTACGACAAACCGATGATCTACTATCCGCTGTCGACCTTGATGCTGTTTGGCATTACGGAAATCCTCTTGATCTCGACACCCGAAGACACGCCACGTTTTGAAGAATTGCTCGGTGACGGTCGACCTCTCGGACTGAACATCAGCTATCAGGTACAGCCGAAGCCGGCCGGGATTGCCCAGGCCTTTCTCATAGGCGAACAATTCATTGCGGGAGACCCGGTGGCTTTGATCTTGGGCGACAATATCTTCTACGGCGCCTACGATTTCTTGCGGGCGGCGCGTTCGTTCGATGCAGGGGCGGTTGTTTTTGGGTATAACGTCAGCGATCCCGAGCGGTATGGTGTGGTCGAGTTCGATGCCTCGGGTAAGGTCGTATCAATCGAAGAGAAACCCGAAAACCCAAAGTCGAATTACGCCGTCACCGGGCTGTACCTGTACGATTCGGAAGTGGTATCGGTTGCCCGGTCACTGAAGCCGTCGGCACGCGGCGAACTGGAAATCACAGATGTCAATCGCGAGTACCTGAAACGAGGCTCCCTGCAGGTGGTACAGTTGGGACGCGGAATCGCCTGGCTGGATACCGGCACCTACGGCAGCATGCTCGATGCCGGCAACTTCATCGCCACTATCGAACGGCGGCAAGGTCAGAAGATCGCATGCATTGAAGAGATAGCTTATCGTATGCGGTTCATCAACAAAACGCAGGTGCAGTCGCTGCTGGGCAACATGGTCGACAACGAGTACAAGCGGTACCTGAGCGAGGTCATCGCTGAGGTTGATCGTGGCCTGTGA
- the rfbB gene encoding dTDP-glucose 4,6-dehydratase, which produces MSELRRRVAVTGGAGFIGSNLLLHLVPRYPEYLFVNIDSLTYAGNLRNLSSLEDCKNYRFEKLDICEQSAVLHCFERHQIDSVLHLAAESHVDRSIDGPMVFVLTNVVGTANLLEAALARHRQSGRFRFLHVSTDEVYGSLGQSGFFAETTPYNPNSPYSASKAAADHLVRAYHKTYGMDTVTTNCSNNYGRYQFPEKLIPLMIRNAREGLKLPVYGDGLHVRDWLYVEDHCRALDIAFHKGKAGETYNIGGDSELTNIELVKLVCESLDDKLGGGPRERLIEFVTDRPGHDRRYAIDASKIKRELGWMPSVSFEEGLDATIKWYLDHQVWLEECISGEYKNYYAKMYANR; this is translated from the coding sequence GTGAGTGAGCTTAGGCGACGAGTGGCGGTTACAGGTGGCGCAGGTTTCATCGGCTCGAATTTGCTGTTGCACCTGGTGCCCAGGTATCCCGAATATCTTTTCGTTAACATCGACAGTCTGACTTACGCAGGGAATCTGAGAAACCTCAGTTCACTTGAAGACTGCAAGAACTACCGGTTCGAGAAACTGGACATCTGCGAACAATCGGCTGTTCTGCATTGTTTCGAGCGACACCAAATCGACAGCGTCTTACATCTGGCGGCTGAATCGCATGTCGATCGTTCAATCGACGGCCCCATGGTTTTTGTTCTGACCAATGTCGTCGGCACGGCCAACCTGCTTGAGGCGGCTCTGGCCCGGCATCGCCAGTCGGGACGGTTTCGTTTTCTCCACGTTTCCACCGATGAAGTGTATGGTTCGCTTGGACAGAGCGGTTTCTTTGCCGAGACAACTCCGTACAATCCCAACTCTCCATACTCGGCATCGAAAGCAGCGGCCGATCATCTGGTGCGTGCCTACCACAAGACGTATGGTATGGACACGGTGACCACCAACTGCTCGAACAATTACGGACGCTACCAGTTTCCGGAGAAGCTCATCCCGTTGATGATACGTAATGCTCGTGAAGGACTAAAACTACCGGTCTATGGCGACGGTCTGCATGTCCGTGATTGGCTCTACGTAGAAGACCACTGCCGAGCGCTGGATATCGCATTCCACAAGGGAAAGGCGGGTGAAACATACAATATCGGTGGCGACAGTGAGCTTACCAACATAGAACTCGTGAAACTCGTCTGCGAGTCATTGGATGACAAATTGGGGGGAGGTCCACGTGAGCGGTTGATCGAATTCGTGACGGATCGTCCCGGACACGATCGCAGGTACGCCATCGACGCCTCAAAAATCAAAAGAGAGCTTGGCTGGATGCCCAGTGTCTCTTTTGAAGAGGGACTTGATGCCACTATCAAATGGTATCTTGACCACCAAGTGTGGCTTGAAGAATGTATCAGTGGCGAGTACAAGAACTACTATGCCAAGATGTATGCCAATCGTTAG
- a CDS encoding Gfo/Idh/MocA family oxidoreductase, with amino-acid sequence MPSNFALTGASGYIAPRHLKAIKETDNRLIAAVDPHDSVGVLDGYFRDVAFFTEFERFDRHIERLRRQNSNKAVQYVSICSPNYLHDAHARFALRVGAHAICEKPLVLNPWNIDALQELEQESDRNIYTVLQLRVHPALVALREKLKTVKTKSKHNVRLTYITSRGPWYLVSWKGQPERSGGLATNIGVHFFDLLMWLFGDVQNNKVHLATPNRVGGSIELDNADVQWFLSIDSNDLPEVAVQKDQPTYRSITIDGEEVEFSGGFTDLHTMVYREVLSGHGFTLDDARPSIELVHDIRNAQPTGITADSHPMLRGDK; translated from the coding sequence ATGCCAAGCAATTTCGCCCTTACCGGAGCATCCGGATACATAGCCCCGCGCCACCTGAAGGCGATAAAAGAGACCGACAACAGATTGATCGCCGCTGTCGATCCCCACGATTCGGTGGGTGTCCTGGACGGCTATTTCAGGGATGTGGCCTTCTTTACCGAATTCGAACGATTTGATCGGCACATCGAGCGGCTGCGCCGCCAGAATTCCAATAAGGCAGTGCAGTATGTAAGCATCTGTTCGCCTAACTACCTGCACGATGCTCACGCTCGGTTTGCGTTGAGGGTCGGGGCGCACGCGATTTGTGAAAAGCCGCTGGTGTTGAATCCATGGAACATCGACGCCCTGCAGGAATTGGAGCAAGAGAGTGATCGCAATATCTATACGGTGTTGCAATTGCGAGTGCATCCAGCTCTGGTTGCCTTGCGCGAGAAGCTGAAAACTGTCAAGACAAAGAGCAAACATAACGTGCGGCTGACCTATATTACCTCGCGCGGACCATGGTACCTGGTGTCGTGGAAAGGTCAGCCGGAGCGTTCGGGCGGTCTGGCTACGAATATCGGCGTGCATTTTTTCGATCTGCTCATGTGGCTGTTCGGAGATGTCCAGAACAACAAGGTGCATCTGGCCACTCCCAATCGTGTAGGGGGATCCATCGAACTCGACAACGCCGACGTGCAGTGGTTCCTGTCAATCGACTCAAACGACCTGCCGGAAGTGGCTGTGCAAAAAGACCAACCGACCTATCGCTCTATTACAATAGACGGGGAAGAGGTCGAGTTCTCCGGCGGATTCACCGACTTGCACACCATGGTATACCGCGAAGTGTTGAGCGGGCATGGTTTCACCCTGGATGATGCCCGACCATCGATTGAGTTAGTCCACGACATCCGTAACGCCCAACCGACCGGCATCACGGCCGACTCGCATCCCATGCTGCGCGGCGACAAATAG
- a CDS encoding methylenetetrahydrofolate reductase translates to MFVTERVYRSSGPMFSYEIIPPPRGKSARDILDVVEQILPFDPPFIDVTSHSAVAQYDELDDGTIRRRVSRKRPGTMGMCAIIQNRYNIDTVPHILCRGFTREETEDVMIELSFLGIQNVLAVRGDERNYDKNVGGSRTVNAFANELVAQLNDLRAGKYLEDVENSDPIEHCIGVCGYPEKHVEAPNPKTDIERLVKKVEAGADYIVTQMFFDNRKYFDFVADCREAGITVPIIPGLKVMKSARQLASLPRNFHINLPDALVDEITENPKHAKTIGVEWAVKQCEELFNQGAPCIHLYVLDDVRSVLKVVKQF, encoded by the coding sequence ATGTTTGTAACCGAACGAGTCTATCGAAGCAGTGGCCCGATGTTCAGCTACGAAATCATCCCGCCGCCGCGGGGGAAATCGGCGCGGGATATTCTTGATGTGGTCGAGCAGATTCTGCCGTTCGATCCGCCATTCATTGACGTGACCAGCCACAGCGCCGTGGCTCAATACGACGAACTTGATGACGGCACTATCCGGCGTCGAGTCAGCCGCAAAAGACCGGGTACTATGGGCATGTGCGCGATCATTCAGAACCGGTACAATATCGACACCGTCCCGCATATACTCTGCCGGGGATTCACGCGCGAAGAAACCGAAGATGTTATGATTGAGCTTAGTTTCCTGGGTATCCAAAATGTTCTCGCCGTGCGCGGCGACGAGAGAAACTACGATAAGAACGTCGGTGGCAGTCGAACCGTTAATGCATTCGCTAACGAATTAGTGGCGCAACTCAACGATTTGCGGGCGGGAAAGTATTTGGAAGATGTCGAGAACTCGGATCCTATTGAGCATTGTATCGGAGTATGCGGCTATCCGGAGAAACATGTCGAAGCGCCCAACCCCAAGACGGACATTGAGCGTCTGGTCAAAAAGGTTGAAGCCGGGGCGGACTATATCGTGACACAGATGTTTTTCGACAACCGGAAGTATTTTGATTTCGTGGCCGACTGTCGAGAGGCCGGGATTACCGTCCCGATCATACCCGGTCTCAAGGTAATGAAAAGCGCGCGGCAACTAGCCAGCTTACCTCGGAATTTTCATATAAATCTGCCGGATGCACTGGTAGATGAGATCACTGAGAATCCAAAACATGCCAAGACGATTGGCGTGGAATGGGCGGTAAAACAGTGTGAGGAACTGTTCAACCAAGGCGCCCCTTGTATTCATTTGTATGTCCTGGATGATGTCCGCTCGGTGCTGAAAGTGGTCAAACAGTTCTAG